A single window of Gossypium hirsutum isolate 1008001.06 chromosome A10, Gossypium_hirsutum_v2.1, whole genome shotgun sequence DNA harbors:
- the LOC107895424 gene encoding uncharacterized protein: MSSASFSPHPLLVFNGENYHIWVVKMKTYLQAFDLWEIVNVDIEPPPLRANPTIAQIRQHSDNRAKKYNIMSCLQSGVSDVKLTRVMTYETPKETWDKLKDEFQCLEKTRQQQLINLRRDLENLKIREVETVKHFTNRIMAMVNSIRLLED; this comes from the coding sequence ATGTCTTCAGCTAGTTTTTCACCTCATCCACTACTTGTTTTCAACGGTGaaaactaccacatttgggtagtaaAGATGAAGACCTACCTTCAAGCTTTTGACTTGTGGGAGATAGTGAATGTTGATATTGAGCCACCACCATTGAGGGCTAATCCTACCATAGCACAAATCAGGCAACATAGTGATAATCGTGCTAAGAAGTACAATATCATGTCGTGCCTGCAAAGTGGTGTTTCGGATGTGAAATTAACCAGGGTCATGACCTATGAGACTCCAAAAGAAACTTGGGATAAGCTAAAAGATGAGTTTCAATGCTTAGAAAAAACTAGACAACAACAACTTATTAATCTCAGGAGAGATCTTGAGAATTTGAAGATAAGGGAGGTTGAAACAGTGAAGCATTTTACAAATAGAATCATGGCAATGGTCAATAGCATTAGACTGCTTGAAGACTAG